One region of Catenuloplanes indicus genomic DNA includes:
- a CDS encoding DUF397 domain-containing protein codes for MEDLIWRKSTRSSPNGGQCVEVAVANHVIYVRDSKGSAIVRLEFSEGAWSEFIKKLPV; via the coding sequence ATGGAAGACCTGATCTGGCGCAAGTCCACTCGCTCCAGCCCCAACGGCGGCCAATGCGTCGAAGTGGCTGTCGCTAACCACGTTATTTATGTTCGCGATAGTAAAGGATCCGCTATCGTGCGGTTGGAGTTCTCGGAGGGTGCTTGGAGCGAATTTATCAAAAAACTCCCGGTATAA
- a CDS encoding helix-turn-helix domain-containing protein — MADHQTISTHPVLVALGRELKIARERRGITQQDLAKEIHFSDSHISAVETGQRPASNAFMQRADDVLNAGGILVRLLETAQATASHEVMPEWFRPWAEVEATATALRSYQPLVLDGLLQTPAYARALLQAGDPTASEETLQRAVETRLRRQQVLSRPNPPHLITVLEESILHRPISDSPTPMREQLDHLITLASTGTADIHILRTEVGVHRGLAGAFVLATLPNHPDVAYIDTQLRGLTIETTTDVDAARRIWEGLLGEALPKRQSLRLIQEAAQSWKT, encoded by the coding sequence ATGGCTGATCACCAAACAATCAGCACGCACCCCGTCCTCGTCGCGCTCGGCAGGGAGCTGAAGATCGCGCGCGAACGCAGAGGAATCACACAGCAGGATCTCGCCAAAGAGATCCACTTCTCAGACAGCCACATCTCCGCCGTCGAGACCGGCCAACGTCCCGCGAGCAACGCGTTCATGCAACGCGCCGATGACGTCCTTAACGCGGGCGGCATCCTGGTCCGCCTCCTGGAGACCGCACAGGCGACCGCCAGTCACGAGGTCATGCCTGAGTGGTTCCGCCCATGGGCGGAGGTAGAGGCGACCGCCACCGCCCTCCGCTCCTACCAACCTCTCGTCCTAGACGGACTGCTCCAGACCCCCGCCTACGCCCGCGCCCTACTCCAGGCCGGCGACCCAACAGCGAGCGAGGAAACCCTCCAGCGCGCCGTAGAGACCAGACTCCGCCGCCAACAGGTCCTCAGCCGCCCTAACCCGCCTCACCTGATCACAGTCCTCGAAGAGTCGATCCTCCACCGCCCGATCAGCGACTCACCCACCCCCATGCGCGAGCAACTCGACCACCTAATCACCCTCGCCAGCACCGGCACCGCCGACATCCACATCCTCCGCACCGAGGTAGGCGTCCACCGAGGCCTAGCCGGCGCCTTCGTCCTGGCAACCCTCCCCAACCACCCCGACGTCGCCTACATCGACACCCAACTCCGCGGCCTCACCATCGAAACCACCACAGACGTTGATGCCGCCCGCCGCATCTGGGAGGGTCTCCTAGGAGAAGCCCTCCCCAAACGCCAGTCCCTCAGACTCATCCAGGAGGCCGCCCAGTCATGGAAGACCTGA
- a CDS encoding kinase, with the protein MSSGLILYGPPASGKDTVTHALADLDPTISLFRRLKAGPGRTGTYRMTTEPEIASLRAAGDVIWENSRYEAVYVIDRPGLTDALGTGTPVVHLGQVPAIDALTKATPDTRWTVVYLWCPRDVAEARIVARATGDTSARLRAWEETEPVAEPDLFLNTAETPPADAARLILDAIPRSPD; encoded by the coding sequence ATGAGCAGCGGCCTCATCCTCTACGGCCCACCCGCCAGCGGCAAAGACACCGTGACCCACGCCCTGGCCGACCTGGACCCCACCATCTCGTTGTTCCGCCGCCTGAAGGCCGGCCCCGGCCGCACCGGCACCTACCGCATGACCACCGAACCGGAGATCGCCAGTCTCCGCGCCGCTGGTGACGTCATCTGGGAAAACAGCCGCTATGAGGCTGTCTACGTCATCGACCGCCCCGGCCTGACCGATGCGCTCGGCACCGGCACGCCCGTGGTGCACCTCGGCCAGGTCCCCGCGATCGACGCGCTCACCAAGGCCACCCCAGACACCCGCTGGACCGTGGTCTACCTGTGGTGTCCCCGCGACGTTGCCGAGGCCCGGATCGTCGCCCGCGCCACCGGCGACACCTCGGCGCGTCTTCGTGCGTGGGAAGAGACCGAGCCCGTTGCCGAGCCCGATCTCTTCCTCAACACCGCCGAGACTCCGCCGGCCGACGCGGCCCGCTTGATCCTCGACGCGATACCGCGCAGCCCCGACTAG